In Humulus lupulus chromosome 7, drHumLupu1.1, whole genome shotgun sequence, the following are encoded in one genomic region:
- the LOC133790976 gene encoding uncharacterized protein LOC133790976: protein MGSEESRDPFKGVDWKAVGTDIQKDPGSKPVIKKRLPKKMRQIPECYFLPRRSLPSAIGFYGACIAGGIGAGMLLEVWINKKIAEDGGVIWEFDK, encoded by the exons ATGGGGAGTGAAGAATCAAGAGACCCTTTTAAAGGGGTGGATTGGAAAGCTGTTGGTACTGATATACAGAAGGACCCAGGTAGTAAACCAGTTATAAAGAAGCGGCTCCCCAAAAAGATGAGGCAAATTCCAGAATGTTATTTTCTTCCTCGGAGATCATTACCTTCAGCCATTGGCTTTTATGGAGCTTGTATTGCTGGAGGAATTGGTGCTGGGATGCTACTTGAGGTTTGGATCAATAAGAAAATTGCAG AGGATGGAGGTGTTATATGGGAGTTTGATAAATAG